The window CCCTTGGCAACGGCCGGCTTGGCGAAGTCGCCCGTGCCCTCGCCCGCGGCATCGCTGCCACCGCCCGGGACATGTTGCCGTCTCAGGCCTTTACCGGGCGGATACGCGTTGTCGCCAGTGGCAATGCCCTGCGTCGTTCGCGTCTGCTACTGGCCATGGCCGAAGCCGAATTCGCCTTGCCTATTTCCCTGATCCACTGTCGCGAGGAGGCGGCCACAGGCGCAGCCCTCGTGGCCAGGGAACTGATTGCATCTCCTCAACTCGTCAGGTTGATGTCGGCAGACCCGGAAAGCCGGATGGGCTTCCGGGCAAACCAGGCGAAGACACCACCCACCAGCACCATGATCAAACCCATGAACCCGGTCAAGGCAGGTGCCAGCCAAGAACTATGTTCATAAGGCAATACCGAGCGCGCCGGATTCCTGAGATCGTAGAGCACCGTGGCCGTGGTCGGCAGTCCATCGTCATCCAGTAACGACATGGGGGGTTTGAGTTTGCTCCCCACGGGACGAAGAAATCTAATTTCATGACCACTTCCTGTTTCAAAGGCAAACACATCAAAAAAGGTCCAGTTGTAATCTTTGGCGTTGCTCACCGTCTTTTCGTGGGCGTCAAGTTCAGACTGCGTTCGCAGGGTCAGGTCGGGCTGTCCCTGTTTCCGGGCCACAACCTCCACGACAATGGCTTCTGTGCGTTCACCGGTAGCAAGCAAGCGCAGATCCGGCCAGGCCTGCATGCCCCCCATTACCAGTACAACCATCCCTAACAACGCGAAAACCACCTTGGGTAAAAGGTAGCCGGGTGTATAGGTTTCATACGTTTCTGCCGGCAAGGGGGTTGCGCTCGCCTTGGCGGTGGCTGCTGCCGCGAGTTTCTTCTCCTCAACATCCTGTTTCGCGGCCTGGCTTTCTTCTGCGCCCCATTTCCTGACGACTCCCGCTCTTTCCTTGTAAATGAAGTATACCACTAAAATCAGACCGATGGCGACCAATGCGAAGGTGTAGAGATATCCGGACATGTAGTTGTACTTCATGGGAAGCACATCTTTGCCGATCAGCGGGGTGAGCACCGTGAGTTTGAGCGAGGCGCAATCGCCACGAACCTTCTCGCGCATCTGCTTGATCCATGTCTCCAGGTCATCCAGTTTCTCATCGGCCGCCACAGCAGTGATGCGCACGCCGTTCCGGTTCTGGAGCGCATCGGCACGGGCATGTCCAATCCGGCCGCCTTTGCTCAGACTATCGGCGAGCGAATGGAGTTTCTGGTCCGGCGTCGGCAGTTCCGTAAACCGCACCAGCAGTGCATTTACCAGGCGGGTAACAGGCGACACAAAGTTACGCGAGGGGTCTTCCACCAGGGCAAAATCGGTGATGACCGCCGGTTTCACAACAGCGTTCGCCACGGAACAAGGTGTAATGACCAGTCCGGGAGTGGTCATATTTGCCAGCTGGGCCACCTGTTGACATATCCTTTCGGCCGTCGACTGCGGATCGCGGCCGGCCGGAAGAAGTGTGGCCACGGAAAGAGCAAAGTCATGGTCCCGGCGTACGATCGTCACACCGATGGAGGAAGGGTCCCCGGCCCGCAACAGTTTATTGATCTTATCCACCGCCGCGGCCGTAGGCTTATGCGTGACAGCGACCTGCGACACCACCGCAGGGGTCGTTGTGCTGGCGAGGATTTCCGATCCCTCCGGCATCAACTGGTCGCCCAGGCCACGAAGCACTTCCCGGCGCCAGAATTCGATACGCGTTGCAAGTTCGCTATCCAGCGCGGCCTGCTCAGTCCGCATGGCGTCCAGTTCCTTTTCCTGCCGGGACAGGGAGGTGGCGGCGGAGCCGCTGTTCCGGTTCGTTGTAAGGGTGGACGCAAGGGTTTCGATCTCCGACTTGAGTGCGTCCCGGCGTTTCATCTTCTTTGCACCATCATTGTCCCGCAGCCGGAATTCGTAGCAGACACCGTGGTCGCTCACAATGCCGTTCGCATACCAGGGCTGAACCGAAACGTCCCGGTTGGCAGCCTTTCCGCCTGCGGGCGTGGCCAAACCGGCCTCGTGCAGGAATTGCTCCACCTGCGTCTGCGGTCGTTCCTGCTTCAGGCAGACACGCATCATCTCGCCAGCCGGCGGCTGGAAGAGTGACCCCCAGCAGTAAAGGAACAGCCCCAACCCATTGATCGTGCAGTAGCTTGTGATCGAACCTACAATGCCGGCGCCCGCGCAGTAGGTACCCATGAGGTTGCGGGGAACGTAGTCATACACCAGCGGATAATAAATCATGCCGGCCATAAGACCGAAGACGGCGGTAACTTCGCTGAAAAACACAATTTCCACAAGGGTAGGCCGCTGGTCCGGTAGATAGCAGGTGTAATACAAGAAGGTTCCCAGGGTGAACGCCTTGACAATCAGGATGCAGATAATCCAGATGGTCATGCGGTGATTTTTACCCTTGTCCGCAAAAATGCCGGCCAGTGGAATCAGGAAGAGGTTGATGAAGCCACCAATGGCTACATTGCGGCCGAACTCCTGCATACTGTAGCCCCATTGGTTGATGTACAGGAGCATCCCCATGCTTCCCAAGCTGGCGTTCACCATGGCGGTGGCGATAATGAAGACGTACAGATAACGGAGCTGCGGCATGGTCATGGCCGCCCAGGCCTTTTTGAAACTGAACTTCTCCCCGGTGAGCGTGCTGGTCGGTTTGATCTCGTGAATGCCGAACAGGTAGAAAAACACAAGGATGCCACTCGCGGCAGCGAGGCACCAGTAGATCAAGGTGACCCCGTTGATGGAACGTCCCCAGACCGGTAACACCTCGTTGAAGCACCCGATCACCGCCGCGTAATAGGCGATGTTCATGGCGGTGCTGACCCAACTCCCCATGGCCGCTGAACGTCCCCTCATTTCCGAGGGCACGATCTCCAGCTTTAGCGCCTCGAAGGGTCCGCCAAAAAGACCGAAAATGGCGCCAAGGAACATGATGCCCAGAAAAACCGTAACATTGGGTGCCAGGGGATATAGAATGGCAACGAGGGCGCTGCCGGCGCTCCAGATGAGAAGGAAAATCTTGCGCCGCCCCCACCGGGTCCAGATGCGATCGGACATGTAATTGACGTAGGAACCGATCGGTAAAAACGTCAGGATCAGCCCCGGCAGCGAAACCACGAAGGTCAGAGTTGCCGGGTTGTCAATCAGTCGGTTGAGGATCAGAAAACTGAGCCCACCGGTCAGGATCATAAAGTAGAATACCACCCAGGGGATGGTGATCATGAACAACCAAGGGAGGGGGATGTGATTTTGGCGTGTGACTAGCATGGTTTGTTTCCTTTTGTAAACTTATTTGGATTGTCCTACACAAACCACCGCACCATTCGACAGTGTGACGATGATATTGCCAGCACGATCAAGGCAGACTCCGTTTAACATGGGTTCGCCCGGCAACTTCACTTCCCAGAACACTTGCCCATTGGTACGGTCCAAAGCCGCAACCGACCAGGAACGGTCTGCCAGGGCAGGATACCGCACTTTCCAAGGTGCTTCCCTGAGCACAACCACGGTATGGGGGGTAAGCACCAGACCATATGTCCTACACGGTTGTTCCCAGAGTTTCAACTCCGGTTGCCGAGCCGCAGGGACAGGATCGCCCGGAGTGTTGAGCGATAGTCGCGCGGACATTCGGGATGGACGTTGAAAACACTTTTCAGCCAGGGGTTTGTGAGGCATTTGATCCAGCCGCGCAACCAACTGCCTGACGTCCAAACTCATCAAGGTACAACCATCTCTGTCACTCGTCAGCACCAGGTTACCCGTATCCCACGCCGGCGTAATGCAGGAGTCGGCGATAATGTTCTCCGGGTACTGTGCCCGACCGGTTTCATCCAGCGCCATCAAACCCAGGGTGTGGGACTTGGACTGCCGCTGCTCGCTGGCGCCCCGATACAGCACGGAACCGCCAAGGAAGATGAACCGGTCAGCGAAAATGCCGATCTCGGCGGCCGGATTACGATCGAAAGGGCCGCCTGTGAAATCCGGGGGCGCCATTTTACCATCCGCAAGATCATAACAGACCCGGCCAACCCACCCACCTCCGGCCATCCACAGATGGTTGCGATCCACAGTCAGTCCACCAGCCGCATACACCCCGATTCGGTTCGCGATGGCCTCCTTTTCCGCACCGTCGCCACCTAATTGCCAGCCTCCCTGATGCCAGACTATCTTCCCCGTGAGCGCATCCACGGCCCAGACATGAACGCCGTCCAGACTGGCGATTCCGGCAGAGAAACAAGCGAGTGTCGGGCCGAGTTGATTTGTGCCGGTGGGTTGCGGCGTCACCAGCACGCCGCTATCCACCGGCCAAGTTTCGGCCAGGGCTCCATAGACCATGATCCGCCTCCGTTGCGGTGCCGCCTGGAAGCGCCACAACAGGCGCCCAGTGACTGCCTCCAGGCAATAGACCCGGCCATCTCCGGAACCGACATAGAGGCGGTTCTCCCAGACCGTGGGGCTGGCGAGGATCCGACCGCCGGTGACATATTCCCAGCGTACCTGTCCGCTGTCAGCGGCCAGCGCCTGTACCGTACCGTCGGCGCGACCGATGAACACCAGTCCGCTTGCTGTTACCGGACAGGTGGCCGCGACGTTGCCGGGGAGGGACCACAGCACCTGTGCGGTGGCAGGCACGGTGCTGCACGAAAAGCCGCTCCGTTGCAAGTTGGCGCGATACATGGGCCAATCACGATCGGTTATAGCCAACGCAGAGGCCCGATCCGCCTGCTGAAAGATTTCCAGACGCCCGGATCCGGCATTGGTTTCAACGATGTCCGATGTGAGAGATGCAGGTGCCAAAGCGATTTGACCGCGCAGGCTTACCGGGCAGACGCATGAATGCGGTGCGCCGAATAACATACCCCCGGCGGGGATGCAGGCTTCATAGCAGCTCACCTTCATGCCTTGTGTTTGTGTTCCAACACCGCTTCGCCGGTCAAAACTGCGCCCGCCCTGGCCGTAGAAGGCGTCCGGGCTAGCCGTGATACGGCTGCAAACCGTGGCGATGCGTTGTGAAGCCGCCGGCTTACCGGTGGCTGTATCGAAGAGTCCTACCGTGGTGTAGAGTTTATTTTCGGTCTCCAGCAGGTGGACCGCGCCCCACTTCTTGCCAGTCTTTCCAGGTGCTTTGCTCCACAACAGATGGCCGTCTTCAGGTGCAAGGGCAATCATGTTTTTGCATCCGACCCGGTTGAAAATGATGGCATTCGTGGTGCACAGAACCTCGGCGCGGGTACGATTAATCCCGATGCTCATATCATTATCAGATTCATCGAACAGGGTCAGCGTTGCAGGCGTGCCATTGGCCCAGACATCCTGGCCGGTGGCGATATTCAAACACGCAGCACGCCCACCCGGGGCATAAAAATACAGTCGTTCTCCCCGCACACCGATCAGTCTTGAATCAACAGGCTTCTCTTCACGATGTTGCCACAGCAGATGCTTGTCGACGAGATCATAGGCAGCAATCTGTTGACCGAACCCATAGGGGATCTCGTGTTTTTCGTCGCCCACCATGCCATAGTGGCTATTGTACTTAACGGCGTCAAACGACGGGTCCGGACTTCCGGACAAGGTCAGGAGCGTTCCCCCGGCCAGCGCCAGCCATTTGGTTTCACTGCCGGCATCGGAACTGGTGATGCGTCCACATTCGCGTCCGGTAGCGGGATCGAGGTTCAGCACACCTGCCTCATCGAGCAGATAAAACGCCTGTGGAGTGGCCACGGCACAGGAGCGGTGGATCAGGAAATTATCAGGGAGCTGACGCGTCCATAATTCCTGACCGTTGTAAGCGCTGCGGACGATCAGCGTGTTCGCCATAATTTGCTTGCGACTCTCACCGCCCAATCCGGGGCCGTCCCAGCCATGGCCTATAAAAAGGAACACCCGCCCGTCGGAGACCAGCGTCAGAACCGGTTGGGGGCTTTGGTATGGCAGCGCCAGCCATTGCGTGGCATAAGGCCATTTAAGCGCCGTGTCCAGCGAGAGCGGATTGTTGTCCGGGCCATGGAACCAATGACTCCAGTCATCAGTACCCGGTGGCACGGGTTTGCTGGAGGTGCTCCACAGGCCGTCGGCCTCCGCCACCT of the bacterium genome contains:
- a CDS encoding DUF3592 domain-containing protein produces the protein MLVTRQNHIPLPWLFMITIPWVVFYFMILTGGLSFLILNRLIDNPATLTFVVSLPGLILTFLPIGSYVNYMSDRIWTRWGRRKIFLLIWSAGSALVAILYPLAPNVTVFLGIMFLGAIFGLFGGPFEALKLEIVPSEMRGRSAAMGSWVSTAMNIAYYAAVIGCFNEVLPVWGRSINGVTLIYWCLAAASGILVFFYLFGIHEIKPTSTLTGEKFSFKKAWAAMTMPQLRYLYVFIIATAMVNASLGSMGMLLYINQWGYSMQEFGRNVAIGGFINLFLIPLAGIFADKGKNHRMTIWIICILIVKAFTLGTFLYYTCYLPDQRPTLVEIVFFSEVTAVFGLMAGMIYYPLVYDYVPRNLMGTYCAGAGIVGSITSYCTINGLGLFLYCWGSLFQPPAGEMMRVCLKQERPQTQVEQFLHEAGLATPAGGKAANRDVSVQPWYANGIVSDHGVCYEFRLRDNDGAKKMKRRDALKSEIETLASTLTTNRNSGSAATSLSRQEKELDAMRTEQAALDSELATRIEFWRREVLRGLGDQLMPEGSEILASTTTPAVVSQVAVTHKPTAAAVDKINKLLRAGDPSSIGVTIVRRDHDFALSVATLLPAGRDPQSTAERICQQVAQLANMTTPGLVITPCSVANAVVKPAVITDFALVEDPSRNFVSPVTRLVNALLVRFTELPTPDQKLHSLADSLSKGGRIGHARADALQNRNGVRITAVAADEKLDDLETWIKQMREKVRGDCASLKLTVLTPLIGKDVLPMKYNYMSGYLYTFALVAIGLILVVYFIYKERAGVVRKWGAEESQAAKQDVEEKKLAAAATAKASATPLPAETYETYTPGYLLPKVVFALLGMVVLVMGGMQAWPDLRLLATGERTEAIVVEVVARKQGQPDLTLRTQSELDAHEKTVSNAKDYNWTFFDVFAFETGSGHEIRFLRPVGSKLKPPMSLLDDDGLPTTATVLYDLRNPARSVLPYEHSSWLAPALTGFMGLIMVLVGGVFAWFARKPIRLSGSADINLTS
- a CDS encoding PQQ-binding-like beta-propeller repeat protein, whose protein sequence is MKSLMFITLILAAVLNHAQADEAALASRWVRMRPSDAGICWVPHCGEGRLAVELARTSRLLVLAEDADWTHVAATRAAARNAGIPGSRLVVDRSELGHAPFPDNYVDLIVVADLDDQSLAEMPAKELQRVLAPHGLLVVGRQKSTSRKELTKAALTAWLKAGGIADAQVAEADGLWSTSSKPVPPGTDDWSHWFHGPDNNPLSLDTALKWPYATQWLALPYQSPQPVLTLVSDGRVFLFIGHGWDGPGLGGESRKQIMANTLIVRSAYNGQELWTRQLPDNFLIHRSCAVATPQAFYLLDEAGVLNLDPATGRECGRITSSDAGSETKWLALAGGTLLTLSGSPDPSFDAVKYNSHYGMVGDEKHEIPYGFGQQIAAYDLVDKHLLWQHREEKPVDSRLIGVRGERLYFYAPGGRAACLNIATGQDVWANGTPATLTLFDESDNDMSIGINRTRAEVLCTTNAIIFNRVGCKNMIALAPEDGHLLWSKAPGKTGKKWGAVHLLETENKLYTTVGLFDTATGKPAASQRIATVCSRITASPDAFYGQGGRSFDRRSGVGTQTQGMKVSCYEACIPAGGMLFGAPHSCVCPVSLRGQIALAPASLTSDIVETNAGSGRLEIFQQADRASALAITDRDWPMYRANLQRSGFSCSTVPATAQVLWSLPGNVAATCPVTASGLVFIGRADGTVQALAADSGQVRWEYVTGGRILASPTVWENRLYVGSGDGRVYCLEAVTGRLLWRFQAAPQRRRIMVYGALAETWPVDSGVLVTPQPTGTNQLGPTLACFSAGIASLDGVHVWAVDALTGKIVWHQGGWQLGGDGAEKEAIANRIGVYAAGGLTVDRNHLWMAGGGWVGRVCYDLADGKMAPPDFTGGPFDRNPAAEIGIFADRFIFLGGSVLYRGASEQRQSKSHTLGLMALDETGRAQYPENIIADSCITPAWDTGNLVLTSDRDGCTLMSLDVRQLVARLDQMPHKPLAEKCFQRPSRMSARLSLNTPGDPVPAARQPELKLWEQPCRTYGLVLTPHTVVVLREAPWKVRYPALADRSWSVAALDRTNGQVFWEVKLPGEPMLNGVCLDRAGNIIVTLSNGAVVCVGQSK